CCCCGGCAGGACCGCGCGCAGCGGGCGCGGTGCGCCCTCCTCGGTCCCCGTGGCGGAAGGCTGGAGGAACGCGGCCACCGTGCGCCGCTTCGCAAAGGTGTACGCGTTGAGTTCATCACGTCGTGATGCCATGACCGCCTGCTTCTCCCGCACGGCCCGGTCGGTGGATACGGTCCCCGGGCCTCGATTGTCGGACCGGGCACCTACTATGCCTCTTGACGGACCGTACACAGGGGCCGGGTAGGGTGAGGCTGCCGCTCAGCGCCTTCCAGACCGGGGCAATCAAGGCCTGTTGAGGTGGATTGGGGAGATTCCGGTGATCGTGCGGCAGGTGCCGCGCAGCGCCGGGATTCATGGGGCGCGGCCCCGGAAAGGGGAGCTGCGCGAGTGATGGCCACCGCGACCCGCCGACGGACCGGCACGGCCGCACCCGCACGCGGCGGGGTGACGCCGCATCCGAAGTCGAGCCCCGGCCGTTTCGGCCCGTTCCGACTGCAACAGCTCGTACTGCTCCAGGTCGCCGCGGCCGCCCTGTTGGTGGCGTGGGTGGTGGAGCCGGTGCTGCTGGTTCCCGCCGGTGTCCTGGCCCTGATCCTGGTGATGCTCGCGGTCGTACGCCGTCACCAGCGCTCCCTGCCGGAATGGCTCGGCGGCGCGCTCGCGCTGCGCGCACGGCGGCGCCGGGCCGCCGCGCTGACCGTGCCCGCGGGCACCGAGCCCGGGCTGGCCCCGCTCGTCGAGGCCGATCCGGCGCTGCGGACGCTCACCTTCAGCGACCGTGACCGGCGGCCCGTGGGGATGGTCGGCGACGGCACGTTCCTGACCGCGGTCGTCCAGGTCGACACCGACGCCACCGCGCTGCGGCCCGACCGGGCGGAGCGTCCGCTGCCGCTGGGACTCGTACGGGACATCCTCGAAGTGGACGGCATCCGGCTGGAGTCCGCGCAGCTGGTGCAGCACACCCAGCCGGCTCCGGCCCCGCACCTGCCGGCCCAGTCGATGGCCACGCGCAACTACGCGCCGCTGCAGGCCCGGACCGGGACGCCGGCGGTGCGGCTGACCTGGATCGCCCTCAAGCTCGACCCGGAGCTGTGCCCCGAAGCGGTCACCGCGCGCGGCGGCGGGCTGGAGGGCGCGCAGCGGTGCGTGGTGCGGGCGGCGGACCAGCTGGCGAGCCGGCTGACCGGGGCCGGGTTCAAGGCCACCGTGCTGACCGAGCAGGAGCTGACGGCGGCGCTCGCCACCTCCTCGTGCGCGAACCCGATGGCGATCACCCAGGCGGGCCGGTCGGCCAGCACGGGGCGGCGCACGGAAGAGACCCCGCGGACCTGGCGCTGTGACGACCGGCGGCACACGACGTACTGGATAGGCCGCTGGCCCCAGCTGGGCGGCTCGGGCGCGGCGCTGCCGCAGTTCGTGGCGCTGCTGACCTCGCTGCCGGCGCTCGCGACCAACTTCAGCCTCACGATGGCCTCGGCCGAGCGACAGGGCGTGACCCTGGCGGGACACGTACGGGTGACGGGGCGCAGTGACGAGGAACTGGTCGTGGCCCGCCGGGAGTTGGAGCGGACGGCGCGCGGCGTGAAGGCCGGCCTCGTCCGGCTCGACCGGGAACAGGTACCGGGGCTGCTGGCCTCGCTGCCGCTGGGAGGGGCGCGATGAGGGGCGGTTTCGGGCTGGTCGGCCCGCGCCGGGAGCGGCACGTGGTGTCCGCGGCGGATCTGGACGGGCTGGCGCTGCCCGTCGGGGACGACGGGGTCGTCATCGGCGTGGACGCCGGGGGGAACCCCGCGGTGCTCGGCATCAACCGGCCGACGCCGTACGAGGTGACGCTGATCGGCGGTCTGTGGACCGCGCAGGTGCTGGCGCTGCGCGCGGCGGCCACGGGTGCGCGGGTCACGGTGGAGACCGGGCGTGCGCACGTGTGGTCCGGGCTGGCCCAGGCGGCGGGTGGCGGGCAGCAGTGCGTGACCCTGCACGAGGTGGGCCGGATCCCGCCGCAGGGCGCCTCCGCGGGCAGCCCGGTGCTGGTGGTCCGCGACTGCGGGATGCGGCCGCCGCGCGGGCGCGTGGTGGCCGGGCCCTGGCAGTCGGTGCTGACCCTGCTGCCGTATCTGAGCCCGACGGCGCCGCGGCTGCTCCAGCAGTCCGCGCTGGTGGGTGTGCAGCGGGTGTCCCCAGACGAGGCTGAGCAGATCGGCCGGCTGATGAACCTGTCGCGGCAGGCGGTGGATTCGCTGCCGACGCTGGGTGACGGGGTGACGCTGTGGTGTACGCCACGGGACCGGCAGTTCGTCATGACCCAGGGGACGGAAGCGGAGACGGGCCTGCTGGGCGGGGCCCGGCGCATCGACTGACCATCGTGCGGCCGCCGTCCGGCCATCGCCCGTACATCGATCGGCCACCGGCCGGCCCTCGGTCGACCGGGGAGCGGCCCTCACCGCGTGCGTGACCGCGCGGGGGCCGGGCCGACGGGGGCGGACACGGGCGGCGGGCCGCGATTAGGCTGGGCGCGGGCGCGCGTCGAGGTGGGCGCCGGACCAGTGTTCGACAGACCAGGAGGACCAGTGAGCGGCGATCGGAACGAGAGGCGCGGCGGGACGTGGGACGTCCCGA
This genomic window from Streptomyces sp. NBC_01351 contains:
- the eccE gene encoding type VII secretion protein EccE; amino-acid sequence: MATATRRRTGTAAPARGGVTPHPKSSPGRFGPFRLQQLVLLQVAAAALLVAWVVEPVLLVPAGVLALILVMLAVVRRHQRSLPEWLGGALALRARRRRAAALTVPAGTEPGLAPLVEADPALRTLTFSDRDRRPVGMVGDGTFLTAVVQVDTDATALRPDRAERPLPLGLVRDILEVDGIRLESAQLVQHTQPAPAPHLPAQSMATRNYAPLQARTGTPAVRLTWIALKLDPELCPEAVTARGGGLEGAQRCVVRAADQLASRLTGAGFKATVLTEQELTAALATSSCANPMAITQAGRSASTGRRTEETPRTWRCDDRRHTTYWIGRWPQLGGSGAALPQFVALLTSLPALATNFSLTMASAERQGVTLAGHVRVTGRSDEELVVARRELERTARGVKAGLVRLDREQVPGLLASLPLGGAR